The sequence below is a genomic window from Dyadobacter chenwenxiniae.
TATGGCAGTCCTGACTGTTTTTTCGATTTTTATTTGGTTCTCCTGGAACCCGTTTGATGCAGCTGGCTGGTTTTTGGCATTCATAGGAAAACATTCAGAAACACATATAGTTTGGGTCCCGGTTGTTGCGAGTTTGACGACTTTTGCTTCGATTTTTTTGGCATACAGAGAAATTAAGACCGACAATCCATTCGGTATAAATGCTGTAAATGCTACTAACGCTTCGAATGTGCTGCAAAAATTCGTGTGGTTAAGGGATTATTCCGACACCCGGTATTTCATCATTCCCTTTGCATTCATTACAAAATATCTGAAAATATTCGAAAAGCGGATCATCGACTCATTCGTTGACAGGCTTGCGAAAGTGAGCGTTGTCATCGGCCACCTCATCGGGTGGTTCGACCGGTTTTTTGTGGATGGCGGTGTGAATTTGCTGATCTTTTCGATCAAATCCGGTGGGCAGGCAGTCCGTAATTTACAAAATGGCAAGATCCAGTCTTATTTCATTGTAACTGCCATGGGCGTGTTTTTATTGATATTGTGGTTGGTTGTCCTGTAAAGCGGCTCAATGGACCGGCCACGATTTTAACCTAATGCTGAATGATTGATCATATACTGACATTACTTATTGCCATTCCCCTGCTGGGCGCGGCCGCTGTGGCTGTCTGGCCGGCACAAAAACCCGAAAATTTCCGGATTATAGCATTGGTCGCGCTGGCCTTGGAGGTGGTCATTTCGGCATTGCTCTATTTTTCTTTTGACAGCCAAAACCCAGGCCACCAGCTCAGCGAAGTCACCGACTGGATTACTTTGCCCATCGGCGCATTGGGTGTGGTTTCTATCGATTACGCACTTGCAGTGGACGGCATCAGCTTTCCGCTCGTGCTTTTGGCGGTGATCGTGCTTTTCGTTGGGGTGATCAGTTCCTGGAATGTGATTCAAAAATCCCGCGCTTACTTTGCACTATATTTATTACTCACAGGCAGCGTAATCGGCTGTTTTCTTGCCCAGGACTTCTTTCTTTTTTACCTGTTTTTTGAATTCATGCTGCTGCCGATGTATTTCCTCATCGGCTTATGGGGCGGTCCGAGGCGGGAGTATGCTGCATTGAAGTTCTTTATTTACACTTTTTTCGGCTCGCTGCTCATTCTCATTGTGATGATCGCGCTGTATTTGTCTGTGATCGATCCGCTGGAAACGGCGAAAGTCGTAGGCATTTTAGGAATAGAAGACCCAATCCATCCCGACCTCATTTCGCAAGTTCAGCAATGGCTTATTGACGGTAAAATTGCTCCGGAGCAGCTCGTTCACACATTCCGTTTCGCCTATCTGGCCGATCCTAACAACTATATTCCCGGCTCGTTGCTAAGCACCGCTTCCGAATATCTGATTGGTAACATTCCATTGCGTTTGCTGGCATTCTGGTTCCTGTTCATCGGCTTTGCGGTTAAATTGCCTGTCGTTCCCGTGCATACATGGCTGCCCGATGCGCACGTAGAAGCGCCGACGCCTATTTCCGTTGTGCTGGCAGGGATTCTTTTGAAAATAGGAGGTTATGGTTTTATCCGGATCGTGGATGGTTTTTTTCCGTTCGAAGCGCAGTACAGCGCCATTCCG
It includes:
- a CDS encoding complex I subunit 4 family protein, translating into MIDHILTLLIAIPLLGAAAVAVWPAQKPENFRIIALVALALEVVISALLYFSFDSQNPGHQLSEVTDWITLPIGALGVVSIDYALAVDGISFPLVLLAVIVLFVGVISSWNVIQKSRAYFALYLLLTGSVIGCFLAQDFFLFYLFFEFMLLPMYFLIGLWGGPRREYAALKFFIYTFFGSLLILIVMIALYLSVIDPLETAKVVGILGIEDPIHPDLISQVQQWLIDGKIAPEQLVHTFRFAYLADPNNYIPGSLLSTASEYLIGNIPLRLLAFWFLFIGFAVKLPVVPVHTWLPDAHVEAPTPISVVLAGILLKIGGYGFIRIVDGFFPFEAQYSAIPLAVLGMISIIYGGFNALGQSDLKKMIAYSSVSHMGFVLLGIAAFTAEGINGAIYQMVSHGVLSAMLFILTGVVYDRTHDRRIDHYRGLIAVMPQYTIITGIAFFASLGLPGFSGFVGELFTLMGAFQSEALPVWIPALSTLGIVLAAAYFLWTYQRMFFGAFWYKNGSSHVLSDLTPRETAMLLPLVVLTILLGLLPGILFDITGPTVEAWLDGLR